A single region of the Raphanus sativus cultivar WK10039 chromosome 1, ASM80110v3, whole genome shotgun sequence genome encodes:
- the LOC108841199 gene encoding uncharacterized protein LOC108841199, with amino-acid sequence MGFSKDQLLSQLQELEIEYSKYEHPPVLTVEEQSKYVSSSEGALSKNLFFKDKKHRYYIISAMVDTKVDMKVLSQRLGLGKGGIRMAPEEALAELLQVSLGCVTPFAVVNESARDVSLLLDQKFKNQTRCIFHPLSNEVSISLSTSGLDKFLQSIGRDPVYVDLEANPVVGKDQPPDLAVHVPSNSVVVVVVPELPNKTPSAQAPPPPTNVSAEKTKHVASSKPSKSAGNVKSVVQNSALSVFKNPEKFVEEILDKTSALLLSEGKGENVEALAETLRKRLTSEFTHLAIMYKNTAYSEGFYAGTQCQPKRP; translated from the exons ATGGGTTTCTCTAAAGATCAATTGCTTTCTCAACTTCAG GAACTTGAGATTGAGTATTCCAAGTATGAGCATCCTCCTGTTCTAACTGTTGAAGAACAG TCTAAGTATGTAAGCAGTAGCGAGGGGGCACTAAGTAAGAATCTCTTCTTTAAG gacAAGAAACATCGATACTACATCATCTCAGCCATGGTAGATACCAAAGTCGACATGAAAG TTTTATCTCAGAGACTCGGTCTAGGAAAAGGAGGTATAAGAATGGCTCCTGAAGAAGCTCTTGCTGAACTATTGCAG GTGTCTCTTGGATGTGTTACTCCTTTTGCAGTCGTAAATGAATCAGCAAG GGATGTATCGCTCTTGTTAGACCAAAAATTCAAGAACCAAACACGCTGCATCTTCCACCCCTTGTCTAACGAAGTCTCAATCT CTCTTAGCACATCGGGTCTTGACAAGTTTCTTCAGTCCATCGGGAGAGATCCTGTATACGTTGATCTTGAG GCTAACCCAGTGGTTGGTAAAGACCAGCCTCCAGATCTAGCTGTTCATGTTCCGTCTAATtcagttgttgttgttgttgtcccCGAGCTCCCTAACAAAACACCTTCCGCAcaagctcctcctcctccaacgAATGTGTCAGCAGAGAAAACTAAGCATGTTGCTTCAT CCAAACCGAGCAAGTCAGCCGGTAATGTGAAGAGTGTCGTGCAAAATTCTGCTCTATCAGTATTCAAGAATCCTGAGAAATTCGTGGAGGAGATTTTGGACAAAACATCTGCTCTGTTGCTGTCTGAG GGGAAGGGAGAGAATGTGGAGGCTTTAGCAGAAACGCTGAGAAAACGTCTTACCTCAGAGTTTACCCACCTCGCA ATTATGTACAAGAACACCGCGTACAGTGAAGGTTTTTACGCCGGTACACAGTGCCAACCAAAGCGACCGTAA
- the LOC108862416 gene encoding mitochondrial inner membrane protein OXA1, whose amino-acid sequence MSLVRCLSLRSLLNARRYRSSYACLVPFNSRRDVEEEATRQFPETRSYYHSFIHQQSSLIGAVSNFSRNRSSFQSPVIPSHRTISTFNFAGSIGSVEILTDWVLKSAVSNVYALHNVADALSSLQHLLALLNSFTFSQWWVCIIVTSLLIRGVTIPVMIDWLNNIADFFKNVGSHSASAQGEEALNKVSLLSKSGRVMYTMLEKEFLGVKGSITGKGIHVPVFWLSIEELRQNMAGILVSCLRGKTFAAELIRNGVLSKGRLVIVVGDGFGLEIQIFDLDFSLILRRRQVQKPPALQYHQYLLE is encoded by the exons ATGTCACTCGTCCGTTGCTTATCCCTCAGGTCGTTGCTCAACGCTCGCCGATACCGATCGTCTTATGCTTGTCTTGTCCCTTTCAACTCTCGTCGCGATGTAGAAGAAGAAGCTACACGCCAATTCCCAGAAACTCGGAGTTATTACCACAGTTTCATCCACCAGCAGAGCTCGTTAATCGGTGCTGTCTCCAACTTCTCTCGCAATCGCTCTTCCTTCCAGTCTCCAGTGATTCCATCTCATCGCACCATTTCGACATTCAACTTCGCTGGCTCGATCGGGTCTGTCGAAATCCTCACCGATTGGGTTTTGAAATCTGCGGTTTCTAATGTCTATGCTTTACACAATGTTGCTGATGCTCTTTCTTCACTTCAACACTTGCTCGCCTTGCTCAATTCTTTCACCTTTTCTCAGTG GTGGGTGTGTATCATTGTCACTTCGCTTTTGATTCGGGGAGTGACCATTCCGGTTATGATTGATTGGCTAAACAACATTGCTGACTTTTTCAAG AATGTCGGCTCGCACTCTGCTTCAGCGCAAGGGGAGGAGGCTCTAAACAAG GTATCACTTCTCAGTAAAAGTGGAAGAGTAATGTACACCATGTTGGAAAAGGA GTTTCTTGGAGTGAAAGGATCAATCACTGGCAAGGGCATTCATGTTCCTGtcttctggctttccattgaaGAGTTAAGACAAAACATGGCTGGGATTCTTGTTTCCTGTCTTCGTGGTAAGACATTTGCAGCGGAACTAATCAGGAACGGTGTCTTGAGCAAAGGACGCTTAGTGATAGTCGTCGGTGATGGATTCGGCCTTGAAATCCAAATCTTCGATCTTGATTTCTCTCTTATC